Proteins encoded in a region of the Streptomyces akebiae genome:
- the lysA gene encoding diaminopimelate decarboxylase, with protein MSRSAHPAGPRHADVLPEGHYTAPPADLNTLDPKVWAQTVTRTPDGVVSVGGIDVKALAEEFGTPAYFVDEADFRARARAWRTAFGQDADVFYAGKAFLSRAIVRWLHEEGLNLDVCSGGELTTALSAGMPADRIAFHGNNKSEEEIRRAVEAGVGRIVLDSFQEIARVAHIAQSLGTRQRVQIRVTVGVEAHTHEFIATAHEDQKFGIPLAGGQAAEAVRRALKLDGLELIGIHSHIGSQIFDTSGFEVAAHRVVGLLKEIRDEHGVELPEIDLGGGLGIAYTSDDDPREPHEIAKALTEIVNRECDAARLRAPRISVEPGRAIVGPTAFTLYEVGTIKPLDGLRTYVSVDGGMSDNIRTALYDAEYSVALVSRTSDAEPMLARVVGKHCESGDIVVRDAFLPADLAPGDLIAVPATGAYCRSMASNYNHVLRPPVVAVNDGEARVIVRRETEEDLLRLDVG; from the coding sequence ATGAGCCGTTCCGCACACCCCGCCGGGCCCCGTCACGCCGACGTGCTTCCCGAGGGGCACTACACCGCCCCGCCCGCCGACCTGAACACGCTGGACCCGAAGGTGTGGGCGCAGACCGTCACCCGTACCCCCGACGGGGTCGTCAGCGTCGGTGGGATCGATGTGAAGGCGCTCGCGGAGGAGTTCGGTACGCCGGCGTACTTCGTCGACGAGGCCGACTTCCGCGCGCGGGCGCGCGCCTGGCGCACCGCGTTCGGGCAGGACGCCGACGTGTTCTACGCGGGCAAGGCGTTCCTGTCCCGGGCCATCGTGCGCTGGCTGCACGAGGAGGGGCTCAACCTCGACGTCTGCTCCGGCGGTGAACTCACGACCGCGCTCTCCGCCGGTATGCCCGCCGACCGCATCGCCTTCCACGGCAACAACAAGTCCGAGGAGGAGATCCGCCGGGCCGTCGAGGCCGGCGTCGGGCGGATCGTGCTCGACTCGTTCCAGGAGATCGCGCGGGTCGCGCACATCGCCCAGTCGCTCGGCACGCGGCAGCGGGTGCAGATCCGCGTCACCGTCGGCGTCGAGGCGCACACCCACGAGTTCATCGCCACCGCCCACGAGGACCAGAAGTTCGGGATCCCGCTGGCCGGGGGGCAGGCCGCCGAGGCCGTACGGCGGGCGCTCAAGCTCGACGGGCTCGAACTCATCGGGATCCACAGCCACATCGGTTCGCAGATCTTCGACACCTCCGGGTTCGAGGTCGCCGCCCACCGGGTGGTCGGGCTGCTCAAGGAGATCCGTGACGAGCACGGCGTCGAGCTGCCCGAGATCGACCTCGGCGGCGGGCTCGGGATCGCCTACACCAGCGACGACGACCCCCGTGAGCCCCACGAGATCGCCAAGGCGCTGACCGAGATCGTCAACCGGGAGTGCGACGCCGCCAGGCTGCGCGCCCCGCGTATCTCCGTCGAGCCGGGGCGGGCCATCGTCGGGCCCACCGCCTTCACGCTCTACGAGGTCGGCACCATCAAGCCGCTGGACGGGCTGCGGACGTACGTCTCCGTGGACGGGGGCATGTCCGACAACATCAGGACCGCGTTGTACGACGCCGAGTACAGCGTCGCGCTGGTGTCGCGTACCTCCGACGCCGAGCCGATGCTCGCGCGCGTGGTCGGCAAGCACTGCGAGAGCGGTGACATCGTGGTGAGGGACGCGTTCCTGCCGGCGGACCTGGCACCGGGTGACCTGATCGCCGTACCGGCCACCGGCGCGTACTGCCGTTCCATGGCGAGCAATTACAACCACGTCCTGCGCCCGCCGGTCGTCGCCGTCAATGATGGAGAGGCCCGTGTCATCGTCCGCCGGGAGACGGAGGAGGATCTTCTCCGTCTCGACGTCGGCTGA
- the urtC gene encoding urea ABC transporter permease subunit UrtC, with product MTTTTPPVTTPPVTTPPVPLLERLRVPGGFVLGAVLLLGVAPLALSDFRLSLLAKYLCYAIVAVGVSLAWGRGGLMVLGQGVFFGLGGYAMAMHLKLTDAAATGETLPDFMLLYGTGDALPWWWKPFANPAFALAMTVLLPMAVAAVLGFFVFQRRVKGAYFAILSQALAAALSIWLIGQQATTGGTNGLTDIQGFFGYSLDDPVNQRMVYFIIAVALLLLMALARQLFVSRYGELLIAVRDSEERVRFLGYNPANAKLVAYVVAAGMAGLAGALFVPAVGIISPALIGIVPSIGFVIGAAVGGRASLVGAVLGAIAVAWAQSTLSDEFPAAWTYLQGLLFVLAVGFLPGGLASLGVVLRRRRTRTLTRTGTPATGETA from the coding sequence ATGACGACAACGACGCCCCCCGTCACGACACCCCCCGTCACGACGCCCCCCGTGCCCCTGCTGGAACGCCTCCGCGTGCCCGGCGGATTCGTCCTGGGCGCCGTCCTCCTCCTCGGCGTCGCCCCCCTCGCGCTCTCCGACTTCCGGCTCTCGCTCCTCGCGAAGTACCTGTGCTACGCGATCGTGGCCGTCGGCGTCAGCCTGGCCTGGGGCCGGGGCGGGCTCATGGTGCTCGGCCAGGGCGTCTTCTTCGGCCTCGGCGGCTACGCCATGGCCATGCACCTCAAGCTCACCGACGCCGCCGCCACCGGCGAGACGCTCCCCGACTTCATGTTGCTCTACGGCACCGGCGACGCCCTGCCCTGGTGGTGGAAGCCCTTCGCCAACCCGGCGTTCGCGCTCGCCATGACCGTACTGCTGCCGATGGCGGTCGCGGCGGTACTCGGCTTCTTCGTCTTCCAACGCCGGGTGAAGGGCGCCTACTTCGCGATCCTCAGCCAGGCGCTGGCCGCCGCCCTGTCGATCTGGCTGATCGGCCAGCAGGCCACCACCGGCGGCACCAACGGCCTCACCGACATCCAGGGCTTCTTCGGCTACTCGCTGGACGACCCCGTCAACCAGCGGATGGTGTACTTCATCATCGCGGTGGCCCTGCTCCTGCTGATGGCTCTGGCCCGCCAGCTGTTCGTCAGCCGCTACGGCGAACTCCTCATCGCCGTACGGGACTCCGAGGAGCGGGTCCGCTTCCTCGGCTACAACCCGGCCAACGCCAAGCTCGTCGCGTATGTCGTCGCGGCCGGCATGGCGGGACTCGCGGGCGCCCTGTTCGTCCCGGCCGTCGGCATCATCTCCCCGGCGCTGATCGGGATCGTGCCGTCCATCGGGTTCGTCATCGGCGCGGCGGTGGGCGGACGGGCCTCGCTGGTGGGCGCGGTGCTCGGCGCGATCGCCGTGGCCTGGGCACAGAGCACGCTCTCGGACGAGTTCCCCGCAGCGTGGACGTACCTCCAGGGCCTGCTGTTCGTCCTGGCGGTCGGCTTCCTGCCCGGCGGCCTCGCCTCCCTCGGCGTCGTCCTGCGCAGACGCCGCACCCGCACCCTCACCCGTACCGGTACTCCTGCGACTGGAGAGACAGCATGA
- a CDS encoding homoserine dehydrogenase — protein sequence MMRTRPLKVALLGCGVVGSEVARIMTTHADDLAARIGAPVELAGVAVRRPSRVREGIDPALVTTDATALVKRGDIDVVVEVIGGIEPARSLITTAFEYGASVVSANKALLAQDGAALHAAAGDHDADLYYEAAVAGAIPLIRPLRESLAGDKINRVMGIVNGTTNFILDKMDSTGAGYQEALDEATALGYAEADPTADVEGFDAAAKAAILAGIAFHSRVRLDDVYREGMTEVTAADFASAKNMGCTIKLLAICERAADGGSVTARVHPAMIPLTHPLASVRGAYNAVFVESDAAGQLMFYGPGAGGAPTASAVLGDLVAVCRNRLAGSTGPGESAYAALPVSPMGEVVTRYHISLDVADKPGVLAQVATVFAEHGVSIDTVRQQGKDGEASLVVVTHRASDASLTGTVEALRNLDTVRGVASIMRVEGE from the coding sequence ATGATGCGTACGCGTCCGCTGAAGGTGGCGCTGCTGGGCTGTGGGGTTGTCGGCTCAGAGGTGGCGCGCATCATGACGACGCACGCCGACGACCTCGCCGCGCGCATCGGCGCGCCGGTCGAGCTCGCGGGCGTGGCCGTCCGGCGGCCCTCACGGGTGCGTGAGGGCATCGACCCGGCGCTCGTCACCACCGACGCGACCGCCCTGGTCAAACGGGGGGACATCGACGTCGTCGTCGAGGTCATCGGCGGTATCGAGCCCGCCCGCTCCCTCATCACCACCGCGTTCGAGTACGGCGCCTCCGTCGTCTCCGCGAACAAGGCCCTCCTCGCCCAGGACGGCGCCGCCCTGCACGCCGCCGCCGGGGACCACGACGCGGACCTCTACTACGAGGCCGCCGTCGCCGGCGCCATCCCGCTGATCCGGCCGCTGCGCGAGTCCCTCGCCGGCGACAAGATCAACCGGGTGATGGGCATCGTCAACGGGACGACCAACTTCATCCTCGACAAGATGGACTCCACGGGCGCCGGATATCAGGAGGCCCTCGACGAGGCCACCGCCCTCGGGTACGCGGAGGCCGACCCGACCGCCGACGTCGAGGGCTTCGACGCCGCCGCCAAGGCCGCGATCCTCGCCGGTATCGCCTTCCACTCGCGCGTGCGGCTCGACGACGTGTACCGCGAGGGCATGACCGAGGTGACGGCGGCCGACTTCGCCTCCGCCAAGAACATGGGCTGCACCATCAAACTGCTCGCCATCTGCGAGCGGGCCGCGGACGGCGGCTCCGTCACCGCGCGCGTGCACCCCGCGATGATCCCGCTGACCCACCCCCTCGCCTCCGTGCGCGGCGCCTACAACGCCGTGTTCGTGGAGTCGGACGCCGCCGGGCAGTTGATGTTCTACGGTCCCGGCGCGGGCGGTGCCCCCACCGCCTCCGCCGTCCTCGGCGACCTCGTGGCCGTGTGCCGCAACCGGCTCGCGGGATCCACCGGACCTGGCGAGTCCGCCTACGCCGCCCTGCCGGTCTCGCCGATGGGCGAGGTCGTCACGCGCTACCACATCAGCCTCGACGTCGCCGACAAACCGGGAGTTCTCGCCCAGGTGGCGACCGTGTTCGCGGAGCACGGTGTGTCGATCGATACGGTTCGGCAGCAGGGCAAGGACGGCGAGGCCTCTCTCGTCGTCGTCACCCACCGCGCCTCCGACGCCTCCCTCACCGGGACCGTCGAGGCGCTGCGCAACCTCGACACCGTGCGGGGTGTCGCCAGCATCATGCGGGTTGAAGGAGAGTAA
- the nrtL gene encoding ArgS-related anticodon-binding protein NrtL, with protein sequence MTPVELSRTVLRAVRRAVDEGELSVAVPARAVVTPPGPGGRGDYATNIALQLARPAGRPPLQVAEILRPHLSRTEGVAAVEITGPGFLNIHLDRAAVTALVRRIRGDQDTRSAQDIQDAQDAQNSQGNRPRPGPAPATLPYGHSDTLAGHVVRLRIPYDIRAEVVADALVRIVGSQGGRVEVDHIRPPAAAEGADTSLDGSGEPGPPREPRAGDPGRPGEITEPGRPRYGTTGSGAPGDPESATTPIDLRPVPAPEDPTPLGPDALRWALLHPAAHDRPRITADLLVQRAANPLFRVRYAHARARALTRNAAALGFTGTPGDLNTPDALPTSRPAPAVTTPDAPPAPPTAVATPDVTTPLVSALTEYPSTLARAATHRAPDRLARHLVVLADALLAFQHTVLPRGDEKPSAAHRARLALAEAAGTVLAGGLSLLGIDAPEYL encoded by the coding sequence GTGACCCCCGTCGAGCTCTCCCGCACCGTGCTGCGCGCGGTGCGTCGTGCTGTGGACGAGGGGGAGCTGAGCGTGGCGGTGCCCGCACGCGCGGTCGTCACTCCGCCCGGGCCCGGCGGACGAGGGGACTACGCGACGAACATCGCCCTGCAACTGGCCCGGCCCGCCGGCCGCCCCCCGTTGCAGGTCGCCGAGATACTGCGCCCCCACCTCAGCCGTACCGAAGGCGTCGCCGCCGTCGAGATCACCGGCCCCGGCTTTCTCAACATCCACCTCGACCGGGCCGCCGTCACCGCCCTGGTGCGCCGGATCCGGGGAGATCAGGACACACGGAGCGCCCAGGACATCCAGGATGCCCAGGACGCCCAGAACAGCCAGGGCAACCGCCCCCGCCCAGGCCCCGCCCCCGCCACGCTCCCCTACGGTCACAGCGACACCCTCGCCGGGCACGTCGTCCGGCTGCGCATCCCGTACGACATCCGCGCCGAGGTCGTCGCGGACGCGCTCGTACGGATCGTCGGCAGCCAGGGCGGTCGAGTCGAGGTCGATCACATCCGGCCCCCCGCCGCCGCCGAGGGCGCCGACACCTCCCTCGACGGTTCCGGAGAACCCGGCCCGCCACGTGAACCCCGTGCCGGTGACCCCGGTCGGCCCGGCGAGATCACCGAGCCCGGCCGCCCCCGCTACGGCACCACCGGCTCAGGCGCGCCCGGTGATCCGGAATCGGCCACCACCCCCATCGATCTCCGACCCGTCCCCGCCCCGGAGGACCCCACCCCCCTCGGCCCCGACGCCCTCCGCTGGGCCCTTCTGCACCCGGCCGCCCACGACCGCCCCCGGATCACGGCGGACCTCCTGGTGCAGCGGGCAGCCAACCCCCTCTTCCGCGTCCGGTACGCCCACGCCCGTGCCCGCGCACTCACCCGCAACGCCGCGGCCCTCGGTTTCACCGGCACCCCGGGTGACCTGAACACCCCCGACGCCCTGCCCACCTCGCGCCCGGCCCCTGCCGTCACCACCCCAGACGCCCCGCCCGCGCCCCCCACCGCCGTCGCCACCCCCGACGTGACCACCCCCCTCGTCAGCGCCCTCACCGAATACCCGTCCACCCTCGCCCGAGCGGCCACGCACCGCGCTCCCGATCGTCTCGCCCGGCACCTGGTCGTCCTCGCCGACGCCCTGCTCGCTTTCCAGCACACGGTGCTGCCGCGCGGCGACGAGAAACCCTCGGCCGCCCACCGGGCCCGGCTGGCCCTTGCCGAAGCAGCCGGGACGGTGCTGGCCGGCGGCCTGTCCCTGCTCGGCATCGACGCACCCGAATATCTCTGA
- the urtB gene encoding urea ABC transporter permease subunit UrtB, whose product MTVILNQSFTGISIGAVLLLIALGLTLTFGQMGVINMAHGEFIMAGAYTTYVLQKSISGAGLSLLVALPVAFLVAGAMGALLEWLLIRRLYTRPLDTLLVTWGVSLMLQQLARDVFGAPNVQTAAPDLLTGNISLGGGITFANSRLFILGLALLSVVALTLILKLTPLGRRIRAVVQNRDLAEVSGIATGQVDRITFFIGSGLAGVAGVALTLVGPIGPTMGTNYIVDAFLVVVVGGIGQLKGSVITAFALGVLQSVLEYSTTVSVAKVIVLVAIVAFLQWRPQGLYTLRTRSLA is encoded by the coding sequence ATGACGGTCATCCTCAACCAGTCCTTCACCGGCATCAGCATCGGTGCCGTCCTCCTGCTCATCGCGCTCGGCCTGACCCTGACCTTCGGTCAGATGGGCGTGATCAACATGGCGCACGGCGAGTTCATCATGGCCGGCGCCTACACGACGTACGTCCTGCAGAAGTCCATCAGCGGCGCGGGTCTCTCGCTGCTCGTCGCCCTGCCGGTCGCCTTCCTCGTCGCGGGCGCCATGGGCGCGCTGCTGGAGTGGCTGCTGATCCGGCGTCTGTACACGCGCCCGCTGGACACCCTGCTGGTCACCTGGGGCGTCTCCCTGATGCTCCAGCAACTCGCCCGGGACGTCTTCGGCGCCCCCAACGTGCAGACCGCGGCCCCCGACCTGCTCACCGGCAACATCTCCCTGGGCGGGGGCATCACCTTCGCCAACAGCCGGCTGTTCATCCTCGGTCTCGCCCTGCTGAGCGTCGTCGCCCTCACGCTGATCCTGAAGCTCACCCCGCTGGGCCGTCGTATCCGGGCGGTCGTGCAGAACCGGGACCTCGCCGAGGTGTCCGGCATCGCCACCGGCCAGGTCGACCGCATCACCTTCTTCATCGGCTCCGGACTCGCGGGCGTGGCCGGCGTCGCGCTCACCCTGGTCGGTCCGATCGGCCCGACGATGGGCACCAACTACATCGTCGACGCCTTCCTCGTCGTGGTCGTCGGCGGTATCGGGCAGTTGAAGGGCAGCGTGATCACGGCCTTCGCGCTGGGCGTGCTCCAGTCGGTGCTGGAGTACTCGACGACGGTGAGCGTCGCGAAGGTCATCGTGCTCGTGGCGATCGTCGCCTTCCTCCAGTGGCGACCCCAGGGCCTGTACACACTGCGCACCCGGAGCCTGGCATGA
- the urtA gene encoding urea ABC transporter substrate-binding protein: protein MSGLSISRRGLLAGISAAGASAALSACGAKTGDSTSADSGAKADTSGDTVKVGLLNSLSGTMAISEVTVHNALLLAVKEINAAGGVLGKKLKPISQDGASDWPTFAEKAEALITDDKVVATFGCWTSASRKAVKPVFERYKSLLFYPVQYEGLEQSPYIFYIGATTNQQIVPALDYLKKQGLTKLYLVGSDYVFPRTANKIIKAYAKANGMEVVGEDYAPLGSTEFGTITNKVKDSGADAVFNTLNGDSNVAFFKEYKSAGLTAKSLPVLSVSIAEEEVKSIGTQYLEDQLTAWNYYQTTPGAANTEFVAAYQAAYGKDKPTSDPMEAAYISVYLWKEMVEKAGSFDVAKVKAASDGIELDAPEGKVTVDGATQHVYKTARIGRVGADGLITEVWNSGKPVKPDPYLKGYSWASGLS, encoded by the coding sequence ATGTCCGGGCTCAGCATCAGCAGACGCGGTCTCCTGGCCGGTATTTCGGCGGCCGGTGCGTCCGCCGCCCTCAGCGCGTGCGGCGCCAAGACGGGCGACAGCACGTCCGCCGATTCCGGCGCCAAGGCGGACACGTCCGGCGACACGGTCAAGGTCGGTCTGCTGAACTCGCTGTCGGGCACCATGGCGATCAGTGAGGTGACCGTCCACAACGCGCTGCTGCTCGCGGTCAAGGAGATCAACGCCGCCGGCGGTGTGCTGGGCAAGAAGCTGAAGCCCATCAGCCAGGACGGCGCCTCCGACTGGCCGACCTTCGCCGAGAAGGCCGAGGCCCTGATCACCGACGACAAGGTGGTGGCCACCTTCGGCTGCTGGACCTCCGCCAGCCGCAAGGCCGTCAAGCCGGTCTTCGAGCGGTACAAGTCGCTGCTGTTCTACCCCGTGCAGTACGAGGGCCTGGAGCAGTCGCCGTACATCTTCTACATCGGCGCCACCACCAACCAGCAGATCGTCCCGGCCCTCGACTACCTCAAGAAGCAGGGCCTGACCAAGCTGTACCTCGTCGGCAGCGACTACGTCTTCCCGCGCACCGCCAACAAGATCATCAAGGCGTACGCGAAGGCCAACGGCATGGAGGTCGTCGGCGAGGACTACGCGCCGCTGGGCTCCACCGAGTTCGGCACCATCACCAACAAGGTCAAGGACTCCGGCGCGGACGCGGTGTTCAACACCCTCAACGGTGACAGCAACGTGGCCTTCTTCAAGGAGTACAAGTCCGCGGGCCTGACCGCGAAGAGCCTTCCCGTGCTCTCCGTCTCCATCGCGGAGGAGGAGGTCAAGAGCATCGGCACCCAGTACCTGGAAGACCAGCTGACCGCCTGGAACTACTACCAGACCACCCCGGGCGCCGCGAACACCGAGTTCGTGGCGGCGTACCAGGCCGCGTACGGCAAGGACAAGCCGACCTCCGACCCGATGGAGGCCGCCTACATCTCCGTCTACCTGTGGAAGGAGATGGTCGAGAAGGCCGGCTCCTTCGACGTGGCGAAGGTGAAGGCCGCCTCGGACGGCATCGAACTCGACGCCCCCGAGGGCAAGGTCACCGTCGACGGCGCCACCCAGCACGTCTACAAGACCGCCCGGATCGGCAGGGTCGGCGCGGACGGGCTGATCACCGAGGTGTGGAACTCCGGCAAGCCGGTCAAGCCGGACCCCTACCTCAAGGGCTACTCCTGGGCCTCCGGCCTCTCCTGA
- a CDS encoding MarR family winged helix-turn-helix transcriptional regulator codes for MATRPQELLYLLTRAERLAVRRVQSVLDEFDCSVEAWRVLDLLSDGQGHNMTSLADHAFLPAPSLTKLVDQLVDQNLVYRRVDPADRRRVLAHLTPRGVRRWQVLVREVRADWGDLEQLLPDEELNGPLVRLAEALEDGDTAGPARVTTGRGERAVGRAR; via the coding sequence ATGGCGACACGGCCCCAGGAACTGCTCTACCTGCTGACACGGGCCGAACGTCTCGCCGTGCGCCGAGTCCAGTCCGTACTCGACGAGTTCGACTGCTCCGTGGAGGCATGGCGGGTGCTCGACCTGCTCTCCGACGGGCAGGGCCACAACATGACGTCCCTCGCCGACCACGCCTTCCTGCCGGCGCCGAGCCTCACCAAACTCGTCGACCAACTCGTCGACCAGAACCTGGTCTACCGCCGCGTCGACCCCGCCGACCGACGCCGCGTCCTGGCCCACCTCACCCCGCGGGGCGTGCGGCGTTGGCAGGTGCTCGTCCGTGAAGTGCGGGCCGACTGGGGGGACTTGGAGCAGCTGCTCCCGGACGAGGAGCTGAACGGTCCGCTCGTCCGGCTGGCCGAGGCGCTGGAGGACGGGGACACCGCCGGCCCGGCCAGAGTCACCACAGGTCGTGGGGAGCGCGCAGTTGGGCGAGCACGTTGA
- the urtE gene encoding urea ABC transporter ATP-binding subunit UrtE, with amino-acid sequence MLELSNVQAGYDRTTVLHGVTVSVPKDGVATVLGHNGAGKSTLLRAAMGLIKPRSGTILLDGEDITRLAPHQRVARGMAYVPQGQQSFPHLTTAENLQLVADGRANGKEAIAEALDLFPVLRELSGRRAGLLSGGQRQQLAIARALITHPRLLLLDEPTEGIQPSVVAEIEETILALTRRGGLSVLLVEQHVGFAMRAAQHYYVLEAGRVTSSGEGGTDAEQTVRTALSV; translated from the coding sequence ATGCTGGAACTGAGCAACGTCCAGGCCGGATACGACCGCACCACCGTCCTGCACGGCGTCACGGTCTCGGTCCCGAAGGACGGCGTCGCCACCGTCCTCGGCCACAACGGCGCCGGAAAGAGCACCCTGCTGCGCGCCGCCATGGGCCTGATCAAACCGCGAAGCGGCACCATCCTGCTCGACGGCGAGGACATCACCCGCCTCGCCCCCCACCAGCGCGTCGCCCGCGGCATGGCCTACGTCCCCCAGGGCCAGCAGTCCTTCCCCCACCTGACCACCGCGGAGAACCTCCAACTCGTCGCCGACGGCCGCGCGAACGGCAAGGAAGCGATCGCCGAGGCCCTGGACCTCTTCCCCGTGCTGCGTGAACTCTCCGGCCGCCGCGCCGGCCTGCTCTCCGGCGGCCAACGCCAGCAACTGGCCATCGCCCGCGCCCTCATCACCCACCCGAGACTCCTCCTCCTCGACGAACCCACCGAGGGCATCCAGCCGTCCGTCGTCGCCGAGATCGAGGAGACGATCCTCGCCCTGACCCGGCGCGGCGGACTCTCCGTCCTCCTCGTCGAACAGCACGTCGGCTTCGCCATGCGAGCAGCCCAGCACTACTACGTCCTGGAAGCGGGCCGCGTGACCTCCTCCGGCGAGGGCGGAACGGACGCCGAACAGACCGTACGGACCGCGCTCAGCGTGTGA
- the urtD gene encoding urea ABC transporter ATP-binding protein UrtD, protein MSGEGLTVRDLRVTFDGFTAVDGVDLDIHPGDLRFLIGPNGAGKTTLVDAVTGLVKATGSVRFGDQDLLGKPVQKIARLGIGRTFQTATVFEELTVLQNLDIAAGAGRGVWTMLRRRKGIPAPVAKALETTGLTELRDRPAGVLAHGQKQWLEIGMLLVQEVRLLLLDEPVAGMSHDEREATGRLLQRVSEDHTVVVIEHDMDFMRSFARSVSVLHAGRVLSEGTVAEVQADPRVQEVYLGRALEPSASELPPATATATAVAVAEEA, encoded by the coding sequence ATGAGCGGCGAGGGACTGACCGTCCGCGACCTGCGGGTCACCTTCGACGGATTCACCGCCGTCGACGGCGTCGACCTGGACATCCACCCCGGCGACCTCCGCTTCCTCATCGGCCCCAACGGTGCCGGCAAGACCACCCTGGTCGACGCGGTCACCGGCCTGGTGAAGGCCACCGGATCGGTCCGCTTCGGCGACCAGGACCTGCTCGGCAAGCCCGTGCAGAAGATCGCACGGCTGGGCATAGGCCGTACCTTCCAGACCGCCACCGTCTTCGAGGAACTGACCGTCCTGCAGAACCTCGACATCGCCGCCGGCGCCGGTCGGGGCGTGTGGACGATGCTGAGGCGCCGCAAGGGCATCCCCGCGCCGGTCGCGAAGGCCCTGGAGACCACCGGACTCACCGAGCTGCGCGACCGCCCGGCCGGCGTCCTCGCCCACGGCCAGAAGCAGTGGCTGGAGATCGGCATGCTGCTCGTCCAGGAGGTGAGACTCCTCCTCCTCGACGAGCCCGTCGCCGGCATGAGCCACGACGAACGCGAGGCCACCGGCCGGCTCCTGCAACGGGTCAGCGAGGACCACACGGTCGTCGTCATCGAGCACGACATGGACTTCATGCGCTCCTTCGCCCGCAGCGTCAGCGTCCTGCACGCCGGAAGGGTCCTCAGCGAGGGCACGGTCGCCGAGGTCCAGGCCGACCCCCGCGTCCAGGAGGTCTACCTCGGACGCGCCCTGGAACCCTCGGCATCCGAGCTCCCACCCGCCACCGCCACCGCCACCGCCGTGGCCGTCGCCGAGGAGGCGTGA
- a CDS encoding substrate-binding domain-containing protein produces the protein MHRPLSLHTPRWVTADDSTLNVALVYPMQGPAGIFGPACEACARLAAEEINKAGGVLGKELRLLEVDGGAEPEQVAAEVGALVATGAVHGVTGWHISSVRQAVAPRVADRVPYVYTALYEGGERTDGVFMTSETPDWQLLPAMRVLAETRRVRRWFVVGNNYVWPRRTARAARRYAHVCGGGRVCGEEYLPLGTGDFRDVLRRIEHTDADGVLMLLVGSDAVRFNRAFAASGLDQRCLRLSTLMDENMLMASGPEATGDLYSTAGFFASLANQDTLDFHGQYAGRFGVEAPAPGSLGESCYEGVLLLASLIERARTLDVSAISAAAETVSYEGPRGLLHLQDRHVRQRIYLAEADGLDFNVLAQLRAPHDLW, from the coding sequence ATGCACCGGCCACTCAGCCTTCACACCCCCCGATGGGTCACGGCCGACGACTCGACCCTGAACGTCGCGCTCGTGTACCCGATGCAGGGGCCTGCCGGGATCTTCGGTCCCGCCTGTGAGGCATGCGCGCGGCTGGCCGCCGAGGAGATCAACAAGGCCGGCGGGGTACTCGGCAAGGAGCTGAGGCTGCTGGAGGTCGACGGCGGTGCCGAACCGGAGCAGGTCGCCGCCGAGGTGGGGGCCCTGGTCGCGACCGGCGCGGTGCACGGTGTCACCGGCTGGCACATCTCCTCGGTCAGGCAGGCCGTGGCGCCGCGCGTCGCGGACCGGGTGCCGTACGTCTACACCGCTCTCTACGAGGGCGGGGAGCGGACCGACGGCGTCTTCATGACCAGTGAGACGCCCGACTGGCAGCTTCTGCCCGCCATGCGGGTGCTGGCCGAGACGCGGCGGGTGCGGCGGTGGTTCGTCGTCGGCAACAACTACGTCTGGCCCCGGCGCACCGCCCGGGCCGCCCGCCGTTACGCCCACGTGTGCGGGGGCGGGCGGGTCTGCGGCGAGGAGTACCTCCCGTTGGGCACCGGAGACTTCCGTGACGTGTTGCGGCGTATCGAGCACACGGACGCGGACGGTGTGCTGATGCTCCTGGTCGGCAGTGACGCCGTCCGCTTCAACCGGGCCTTCGCCGCGTCCGGCCTCGACCAGCGGTGTCTCAGGCTGAGCACGCTGATGGACGAGAACATGCTGATGGCCAGCGGACCGGAGGCGACCGGCGACCTGTACAGCACGGCCGGGTTCTTCGCCTCACTGGCCAATCAGGACACCCTGGACTTCCACGGTCAGTACGCCGGCCGGTTCGGTGTCGAGGCCCCGGCCCCCGGCAGCCTCGGCGAGTCCTGCTACGAGGGTGTGCTACTGCTCGCGTCACTCATCGAACGGGCCCGCACCCTGGACGTGTCGGCTATCTCGGCCGCCGCAGAGACCGTCTCCTACGAGGGTCCGCGCGGCCTGCTCCACCTCCAGGACCGGCATGTCCGCCAGCGCATCTACCTCGCGGAGGCGGACGGACTCGACTTCAACGTGCTCGCCCAACTGCGCGCTCCCCACGACCTGTGGTGA